Proteins encoded together in one Yersinia mollaretii ATCC 43969 window:
- a CDS encoding C80 family cysteine peptidase, translated as MVNENTESMLHSSKLSLEQRLSLVTETYRRISDTNKERVNKYYYSYVNISLIKEKLVNYIEPMVSFIVQEGISGPDSLSEPEKNKIADLLIDGIVLDDYTKLNELIIYIDHLGFSMESPPHQTGKERLYMFYSGDVWHYMGLLEEKLGIDNKQVMSGLKDIPGLYFMMAIGELLKTDIVSGLDQEVKRATNIMYYKVASYFCSVYATFSAERGGTVYLSSPVGLRANNYFWHSKLPILRSLQKKRLIGDIRILHEPIEFYQDKPLEEIGSLLTGSEVGMIVDYERLPAWLQQDALDGVYKYWLYVDFYSALVSTRREIINYIDQDTASPRAAILRFFLEKIHGELDEIRYFDTLTRSERAGYIKNKIDDNNQFEHWFDNFTVEQVNESRIFIDSLVEEKRNLPIYIRELFESTIPLEFNSDVININTEGIKRKFLPFYLLRDKWKVTISERDLIAATLVINTLSDRRIQITVESIHNQLGQIATLERFILANYTSKNIPDNLQIINNTIVCDSIILAEKNNNSWINHQAMIESSKLNAFNYFLESNGLNIEINDGGFKLYSIGNEGDYRIISAKINDSYHMKIVMDFIVNSYEGLAEIPSNLMVKVINDSEEYVFAYEQGVAYVAGLRDNISWRKLSPDDVTIRQDLLQTIRTISIEDASEQQAGYSIEDALSKYNRLVKALPITHPRVWLQLVELKVILSKNIPKLRHPKYVELMNHLAYKVGVRLEFLKEIVDFNPILQKDIIPGAYINSWQVISQGHILSYYSEFGKRNYYPQLILQLYDELSLLESSEVFASYNPYQSVVLQLDLESSEARIAFGVMESIQQPIGFELIISIHSNKYGESNILSIYEVYKNTIRQMHLSQPVKVILSISNIGDQGRGPLGFRSTHPALRFVNMLHRDGLDIPIIAYTSEVGNSPQYPGRIATWAAEDPNTPLLNSSDHQVTYHYKNGVLLINGTAAIELLITDVKNKTKTIEQLVTLHSEYLIPYFSDGNGMIDVGLLALTINNEDAYLKFVNYLDITKKQPNLRKENNWQSVVVNNPDVFKIASLREFLVKQPNMHQVNDWDLLSISKVNKTDGSMFYDMQIIFQCENDPIVNRAVVRLAGKHPRNSIVIQLDANNHYRAFIMNENPYGGWHQLNEQELIKRLKAIGGKSNLRWQVVGHGRMNDEHDGHHQTLAGQLAKKLAENLSAFTHNLKIEHQISIKPSQVSLVGCSMSSNDRNNSFAHDFMFKLHKFSIKTNVSAAITALGVDSGGHKLKAHIEDNNLSGNQTEQLYWNHWGEITTVRKENMQKRLKNTIGIIDSLVSGHLAITELSNKQRRQLAEWFPQSTNKSINTNELLLTLHDPMRIQSLNENLKLIHKIARNDFFNDISIISALGKIKDRNDKVLKSIDHLSNLSVDIDYHVQSLYFSNSNNMMKKLTQAYIHFYSQKQEKLFLDSLSIDSDIYNRQQELIASVTELDDMHRFRQLLNDLKETDSPPFFQENLSELPVGCYQLSHENYHFAIIVKNDDFGINKIIFYDPNIGTVTNISHDRVKDYLIDNYSLPKERALRLSIMDTPSNTHQFLSLQNFLQLGFNTEYQRIKTIDINSFGLTIKATLLYKAGLRFEGKAIVDAEKFSRSNPIISQLKVNPVAFDLFMATASDVDAMIVAQWLQRYMRLYASPSDILLGITEGLNVTESRNLRLTTEHKLTEIKNHNFKSNSKVHILSLLKKPSSFYGSFGRMGYAMQGYGLISAFRLVADYKRRLNSGELNTEQNREMRQQLALVWGGGGGKYCYKCAAICI; from the coding sequence ATGGTCAATGAAAATACAGAATCTATGCTTCATTCAAGCAAGTTATCATTAGAGCAGCGATTATCTCTGGTCACTGAAACGTACAGGCGAATAAGTGATACTAATAAAGAGAGAGTTAATAAATATTATTATTCATATGTCAATATTAGTTTAATAAAAGAGAAGCTAGTTAACTATATTGAACCGATGGTTAGCTTCATCGTTCAAGAAGGTATATCAGGGCCTGATAGTTTAAGCGAGCCAGAAAAAAATAAAATAGCAGACCTACTCATTGATGGAATTGTTCTTGATGATTATACAAAACTAAATGAGTTAATTATATATATCGATCATCTTGGATTTTCTATGGAGTCGCCTCCCCATCAGACAGGAAAAGAACGGTTATATATGTTCTACTCAGGTGATGTTTGGCATTATATGGGATTGTTAGAAGAAAAGTTGGGAATTGATAATAAGCAAGTTATGTCCGGGTTAAAAGATATCCCAGGGCTATATTTTATGATGGCGATAGGGGAGTTGTTAAAAACCGATATAGTGAGCGGACTAGATCAGGAGGTTAAGAGAGCAACAAATATTATGTACTATAAAGTCGCTTCATATTTTTGCTCTGTTTATGCCACATTTAGTGCTGAACGTGGTGGTACGGTCTATTTAAGTTCTCCTGTTGGATTAAGAGCTAATAACTATTTTTGGCATAGTAAACTGCCAATATTACGTAGCTTACAAAAAAAAAGGTTAATTGGTGACATTCGCATTCTCCATGAGCCTATAGAGTTTTACCAAGATAAGCCTCTGGAAGAGATAGGCTCATTATTGACAGGCAGTGAAGTTGGCATGATTGTTGATTATGAGCGCCTTCCGGCCTGGTTGCAGCAAGATGCATTAGACGGCGTCTATAAATACTGGTTATATGTTGATTTTTACTCAGCCTTGGTATCGACCCGAAGGGAGATCATTAATTATATTGATCAAGATACTGCATCGCCGAGAGCTGCCATATTACGTTTTTTCCTGGAAAAAATTCATGGTGAGTTAGATGAGATAAGGTATTTCGATACACTGACTAGATCTGAGCGTGCTGGTTATATTAAGAATAAGATTGATGATAATAACCAGTTTGAACACTGGTTTGATAATTTCACTGTTGAACAAGTTAATGAAAGTAGAATTTTTATTGATAGCCTCGTTGAGGAGAAAAGGAATCTACCAATATATATACGCGAGTTATTTGAATCTACTATTCCACTTGAGTTTAATAGTGATGTTATCAATATCAATACAGAAGGGATAAAGCGAAAGTTTTTGCCATTTTACTTATTAAGGGATAAATGGAAGGTAACCATCAGTGAGCGAGATTTAATCGCGGCCACTTTGGTGATAAATACTCTATCAGACCGAAGGATACAGATCACGGTAGAGAGTATTCATAATCAGTTAGGGCAAATAGCCACCTTAGAACGTTTCATACTCGCTAATTATACTTCGAAAAACATCCCTGATAATTTACAAATAATTAATAATACGATTGTTTGTGACTCTATTATTCTAGCTGAAAAAAACAATAATTCTTGGATTAATCATCAGGCAATGATAGAAAGCTCGAAACTGAATGCTTTTAATTACTTTCTGGAATCTAATGGACTAAATATTGAAATTAATGATGGAGGTTTCAAATTATATTCAATCGGGAATGAAGGTGACTACAGAATAATAAGTGCTAAAATTAATGATAGCTACCATATGAAGATAGTGATGGATTTTATTGTTAACAGTTATGAAGGATTGGCGGAAATACCAAGTAATTTAATGGTTAAGGTAATTAATGATAGTGAAGAGTATGTTTTCGCTTATGAACAGGGTGTCGCTTATGTTGCGGGACTTAGAGATAACATTTCTTGGCGTAAACTCTCACCTGATGATGTGACGATTCGCCAAGATCTTTTACAAACCATCAGAACGATAAGTATTGAAGATGCTTCTGAACAGCAAGCGGGATACTCTATTGAGGATGCATTAAGCAAATATAATAGGCTAGTTAAGGCATTACCAATCACTCATCCTAGGGTTTGGCTACAGTTAGTCGAGTTAAAAGTCATTCTTAGTAAGAATATACCTAAACTACGTCATCCTAAATATGTAGAGTTAATGAATCACTTGGCTTATAAAGTGGGTGTTAGACTTGAGTTTTTAAAGGAAATAGTCGATTTTAACCCTATTTTACAAAAGGATATTATTCCTGGGGCTTATATAAATAGTTGGCAGGTTATTAGTCAGGGCCACATATTGTCATACTACTCTGAATTTGGAAAAAGAAATTACTACCCCCAACTAATATTGCAATTATATGACGAACTTTCCCTATTAGAGAGTAGTGAGGTTTTTGCATCTTATAATCCATATCAATCGGTGGTGTTACAACTTGATCTGGAAAGTAGTGAAGCACGTATCGCATTTGGTGTGATGGAGAGTATACAGCAACCTATCGGATTCGAGTTGATTATCAGTATACATAGTAATAAATATGGCGAATCAAATATATTATCTATTTATGAAGTCTATAAAAATACTATCAGGCAAATGCATCTATCACAACCAGTGAAAGTTATACTGTCAATTTCTAATATTGGTGATCAGGGTCGTGGCCCTTTGGGATTTCGTTCCACGCATCCAGCATTGCGCTTTGTCAATATGCTACATCGTGATGGATTAGACATTCCGATAATAGCCTATACCTCTGAAGTGGGTAACTCACCACAATACCCGGGAAGAATCGCGACTTGGGCTGCTGAAGATCCGAACACACCGTTACTCAATTCATCTGATCATCAGGTTACTTATCATTATAAAAATGGGGTGTTATTGATTAATGGCACTGCGGCAATTGAATTATTAATAACTGATGTTAAAAATAAAACAAAAACAATTGAACAACTTGTTACATTACACTCAGAGTATTTAATACCTTATTTTTCTGATGGTAATGGTATGATTGATGTTGGATTATTGGCCTTAACCATTAACAATGAAGATGCATATTTAAAGTTTGTTAATTACCTTGATATAACCAAAAAACAACCTAATTTACGTAAGGAAAATAATTGGCAATCTGTAGTGGTCAATAATCCTGACGTTTTCAAAATAGCATCGCTACGTGAATTTTTAGTAAAGCAACCTAATATGCATCAGGTCAATGACTGGGATTTACTTTCAATAAGTAAAGTTAATAAAACAGATGGTTCAATGTTTTATGATATGCAGATTATCTTCCAGTGCGAAAATGATCCAATAGTTAACCGTGCGGTAGTAAGATTGGCGGGGAAGCACCCTAGGAACTCAATTGTTATTCAGCTAGATGCAAACAACCACTACCGAGCATTTATCATGAATGAGAATCCCTATGGTGGCTGGCATCAACTTAATGAACAAGAATTGATTAAAAGGCTGAAGGCCATAGGTGGCAAGAGTAATTTACGTTGGCAAGTGGTCGGGCATGGCCGGATGAATGATGAACATGATGGTCATCACCAAACTTTGGCTGGGCAGTTAGCCAAAAAACTAGCAGAGAATCTCAGCGCCTTCACACATAACCTTAAGATAGAGCACCAAATCAGTATTAAACCCAGTCAGGTCAGTTTGGTGGGCTGCTCAATGAGTAGTAATGATAGAAATAATAGTTTTGCTCATGATTTTATGTTCAAGTTGCATAAATTTAGTATTAAAACCAATGTGTCAGCTGCAATCACTGCTCTTGGGGTAGACTCTGGAGGCCATAAGCTTAAAGCACATATTGAAGATAATAACTTATCGGGTAATCAAACAGAGCAGCTTTATTGGAATCACTGGGGGGAAATAACGACTGTACGTAAAGAGAATATGCAGAAGCGTTTAAAAAATACTATAGGGATAATAGATAGTCTGGTTTCTGGGCATCTTGCTATTACAGAACTAAGCAATAAACAACGGCGACAATTGGCTGAGTGGTTCCCACAATCAACTAATAAAAGTATTAATACTAATGAGTTATTACTGACTTTACATGATCCAATGCGCATTCAAAGTTTAAATGAAAACTTGAAATTGATACATAAGATTGCGAGAAATGACTTTTTTAATGATATATCAATAATAAGTGCGTTGGGTAAGATTAAAGATAGAAATGATAAAGTACTTAAAAGCATTGATCATCTTTCCAATTTATCTGTTGATATAGATTACCATGTGCAATCTCTTTATTTCAGTAACAGTAATAATATGATGAAAAAATTAACACAGGCTTATATTCATTTTTACTCGCAAAAGCAAGAAAAGTTATTTTTGGATTCTTTATCTATAGATAGTGATATCTATAATCGTCAACAGGAGTTGATTGCATCAGTGACTGAATTAGATGATATGCATAGATTTCGTCAGTTGTTAAATGATCTAAAAGAGACTGATAGTCCACCTTTTTTCCAAGAGAATCTGAGTGAATTACCTGTTGGATGTTATCAACTATCACATGAGAATTATCATTTTGCAATAATAGTAAAAAATGATGATTTTGGCATAAATAAAATCATCTTTTATGACCCAAATATTGGTACTGTAACGAATATATCCCATGATAGGGTAAAAGATTATCTGATCGATAATTACTCGCTGCCTAAAGAGCGTGCTCTTAGATTGTCCATTATGGATACCCCCAGTAACACCCATCAATTCTTATCATTACAAAATTTTTTGCAGTTGGGTTTTAATACGGAGTACCAACGAATAAAGACTATAGATATCAATTCGTTTGGTCTAACTATTAAAGCTACATTATTGTATAAAGCGGGGCTTAGATTTGAGGGAAAGGCAATAGTCGATGCAGAGAAATTTTCAAGGAGTAACCCGATAATTTCTCAGCTAAAGGTTAACCCAGTGGCTTTTGACCTCTTTATGGCTACTGCATCAGATGTTGATGCCATGATTGTGGCTCAGTGGCTACAGCGGTATATGAGACTCTATGCGAGTCCCTCTGATATTTTATTGGGAATCACGGAGGGGCTTAATGTTACAGAAAGTAGAAATCTACGATTAACCACAGAACATAAATTAACTGAAATTAAAAATCATAATTTCAAAAGTAATTCTAAAGTACATATATTATCATTATTAAAAAAACCTTCATCTTTCTATGGTTCTTTTGGCCGAATGGGTTACGCCATGCAAGGGTATGGATTAATTTCAGCATTCCGCTTGGTTGCTGATTATAAACGACGACTAAATTCGGGAGAACTTAACACAGAACAAAATAGGGAGATGCGGCAGCAGTTAGCTCTGGTTTGGGGGGGGGGTGGGGGCAAATATTGCTATAAATGCGCTGCAATTTGCATTTAG
- a CDS encoding DUF2884 domain-containing protein → MLHKMKALRTVGLAILMLTAGQVQAEYQCSVKPQDDVIISPQSVQIVGVSGNLQISPDGDVIRNGKTLVLTDAQRQQAFRYQTALRKDLPWIDQGAQQRLEKARVSLDKVIVKELGSNSNVRNRLTTLNDQLKQQMSRIIEKRSDGLTFHHQAIDQVEKDGRQLVQQSMGGVLQDSLNEMGVKQATSGAGNNPLQAIMGNLGGLQQAIQNEWNNQEQDFQQFGHEVCGRVTSLEQQRKDLLKSLG, encoded by the coding sequence ATGTTACATAAAATGAAAGCATTACGAACGGTAGGTCTGGCAATATTGATGCTGACAGCCGGGCAGGTACAAGCTGAATACCAATGCAGCGTAAAGCCACAGGATGATGTGATTATCAGCCCGCAATCGGTACAGATCGTTGGGGTCAGCGGTAATTTGCAGATTTCCCCAGATGGGGATGTTATTCGTAATGGCAAAACATTAGTGCTGACCGATGCGCAGCGCCAACAGGCATTCCGCTATCAAACGGCCTTGCGTAAAGATTTACCTTGGATAGATCAGGGCGCGCAGCAACGTCTGGAGAAAGCACGAGTCTCTTTAGATAAAGTGATTGTTAAAGAGTTAGGCAGTAACAGCAATGTGCGTAATCGCCTGACAACCCTCAATGATCAACTAAAGCAGCAGATGAGCCGTATTATTGAAAAACGAAGTGATGGCTTAACCTTCCACCATCAGGCTATTGATCAAGTTGAGAAAGATGGCCGTCAACTAGTACAACAAAGTATGGGGGGTGTCTTGCAAGATAGCCTGAACGAGATGGGCGTCAAGCAAGCAACCAGTGGTGCGGGAAATAATCCGTTGCAGGCCATTATGGGCAATTTAGGTGGATTACAGCAGGCTATCCAGAACGAATGGAATAACCAAGAACAGGACTTCCAGCAATTTGGTCATGAGGTGTGTGGCCGAGTTACCTCACTGGAGCAACAACGTAAAGATTTGCTGAAATCTTTGGGATAA
- the glsB gene encoding glutaminase B encodes MLAKVFEKATVLDNALLADILQQVRPLIGQGKVADYIPALAEVSADKLGIAVCTVDGKIFQAGDANERFSIQSISKVLSLTLALSRYGEQEIWQRVGKEPSGQPFNSLVQLELEKGKPRNPFINPGALVVCDMLQSRLSAPKQRMLEVVRQLVSDDSISYDSRVARSEFEHSDRNAAIAYLMKSFGNFENDVLTVLQTYFHYCAMRLSCTELARCFVYLANQGHNIGGHDPLITPMQTRQINALMITSGMYDGAGEFAFRVGMPGKSGVGGGIVAIVPDELCIAVWSPELDRAGNSLAGTAALELLAQRIGRSIF; translated from the coding sequence GTGTTGGCAAAGGTTTTTGAGAAGGCGACAGTTTTAGATAATGCTCTGCTAGCGGATATATTGCAGCAGGTTCGTCCGCTAATTGGTCAGGGGAAGGTGGCTGATTATATTCCCGCGTTGGCTGAGGTCTCGGCTGATAAACTCGGCATTGCCGTCTGTACAGTGGATGGAAAGATATTTCAGGCTGGGGATGCCAATGAGCGATTCTCAATCCAATCAATTTCGAAAGTATTAAGTCTTACGCTGGCATTATCCCGTTATGGTGAACAAGAAATATGGCAACGGGTGGGTAAAGAGCCATCCGGCCAGCCATTTAACTCTCTGGTTCAGTTAGAGTTAGAAAAGGGCAAACCGCGCAATCCTTTTATTAATCCGGGGGCGCTGGTGGTTTGCGATATGTTGCAAAGCCGTCTGAGTGCACCGAAGCAACGAATGTTGGAAGTGGTGCGCCAACTGGTGAGCGACGATAGCATCAGCTATGATTCGCGAGTCGCACGTTCGGAATTTGAGCATTCAGATCGTAACGCGGCCATTGCTTATCTGATGAAGTCTTTTGGTAATTTCGAAAATGATGTTCTGACAGTACTGCAGACCTATTTCCACTACTGCGCCATGCGCTTGAGTTGTACCGAACTGGCCCGCTGTTTTGTCTATCTGGCGAATCAGGGGCACAATATCGGTGGGCATGATCCATTGATTACACCTATGCAGACGCGACAAATCAACGCCCTGATGATTACCAGTGGCATGTATGATGGGGCCGGTGAATTTGCTTTCCGTGTCGGTATGCCGGGAAAATCTGGGGTGGGTGGTGGCATTGTTGCCATTGTGCCGGATGAATTGTGTATTGCTGTTTGGTCACCTGAATTAGATCGCGCAGGGAACTCTCTTGCCGGAACCGCTGCCTTAGAACTACTGGCACAGCGGATTGGCCGCTCCATTTTTTAG
- a CDS encoding YggL family protein — protein MANNRSRRLRKKMHIAEFQELGFSVKWTFPEGTGVDVIDETVDAFIDEVIEANGLAFDGSGYLQWEGLICLQEIGHCTDEHRALVTKWLEARKLKNVETSELFDIWWD, from the coding sequence ATGGCTAACAATCGTAGTCGTCGCTTACGTAAGAAAATGCATATCGCCGAGTTTCAGGAATTAGGTTTTTCGGTAAAGTGGACCTTCCCTGAAGGTACCGGTGTTGATGTCATTGATGAAACCGTCGATGCCTTTATCGATGAAGTTATTGAAGCAAACGGCTTGGCATTTGATGGCAGTGGCTATTTGCAGTGGGAAGGTCTTATTTGCCTGCAAGAGATCGGCCACTGTACTGATGAGCATCGCGCATTGGTCACTAAATGGCTGGAAGCCCGTAAGTTGAAAAATGTAGAAACCAGTGAGCTGTTTGATATCTGGTGGGATTGA
- the trmB gene encoding tRNA (guanosine(46)-N7)-methyltransferase TrmB produces MINDVISPEFDENGRAMRRIRSFVRRQGRLTKGQQLALDSYWPVMGVEYQATPIDLNALFGREAPVVLEIGFGMGTSLVAMAASNPQQNFLGIEVHSPGVGACLGSAHEAGLSNLRIMCHDAVEVLENMIPDASLDMVQLFFPDPWHKARHNKRRIVQTPFVELVRSKLKVGGVFHMATDWQHYAEHMLEVMSGVNGFRNLSEQNDYVPRPDSRPLTKFELRGQRLGHGVWDLMFERKE; encoded by the coding sequence ATGATAAATGACGTCATATCCCCGGAATTTGATGAAAACGGCCGTGCCATGCGCCGAATTCGTAGTTTTGTCCGCCGTCAGGGCCGCCTAACCAAGGGCCAACAACTGGCGCTGGATAGCTACTGGCCGGTGATGGGCGTGGAATATCAAGCAACGCCGATTGACTTAAACGCCCTCTTTGGTCGCGAAGCACCAGTGGTATTGGAAATTGGTTTCGGTATGGGCACTTCGCTGGTGGCTATGGCGGCCAGCAATCCGCAGCAGAATTTTCTGGGGATAGAAGTTCACTCACCGGGGGTGGGGGCATGCCTTGGCTCCGCTCACGAAGCGGGCCTGAGTAATCTGCGGATCATGTGTCATGATGCTGTTGAAGTGCTGGAAAATATGATTCCAGATGCTTCACTGGATATGGTTCAGCTGTTTTTCCCTGACCCATGGCACAAAGCGCGTCATAATAAGCGCCGTATTGTCCAGACACCTTTTGTCGAACTGGTGAGAAGCAAATTAAAAGTGGGGGGCGTGTTCCATATGGCCACCGACTGGCAACATTATGCGGAACATATGCTGGAAGTGATGTCAGGTGTGAACGGATTCCGCAACCTTTCAGAACAAAATGATTATGTACCTCGTCCGGACTCGCGTCCGCTGACAAAATTTGAATTACGTGGCCAACGCCTGGGACATGGCGTTTGGGATCTGATGTTTGAGAGGAAAGAATAA
- the mutY gene encoding A/G-specific adenine glycosylase has translation MMQAQQFAHAVLDWYQRFGRKTLPWQLDKTPYQVWLSEVMLQQTQVATVIPYFQRFMLRFPDIRALAAAPLDEVLHLWTGLGYYARARNLHKAAQTVVERHQGEFPTTFDEILALPGIGRSTAGAILSLALGQHFPILDGNVKRVLARCYAVEGWPGKKEVESRLWQISEEVTPAKGVGQFNQAMMDLGAIVCTRSKPKCELCPLNTGCMAYANHSWARYPGKKPKQTIPEKTAYFLLMQNDTQAWLEQRPPVGLWGGLFCFPQFAEQEELERWLQQQGISANGLQQLTAFRHTFSHFHLDIVPMWLNVGSVRGCMDDGAGLWYNLAQPPSVGLAAPVERLLHMLAKTALAKQ, from the coding sequence ATGATGCAAGCGCAACAATTCGCGCACGCGGTACTTGATTGGTACCAACGCTTTGGCCGTAAGACACTGCCGTGGCAATTGGATAAAACACCTTATCAAGTGTGGTTGTCAGAAGTGATGTTGCAACAAACTCAGGTTGCGACGGTCATTCCCTATTTCCAACGCTTTATGCTGCGCTTCCCTGATATCCGTGCTCTGGCAGCGGCACCACTGGATGAAGTTCTGCATTTATGGACAGGGCTGGGCTACTACGCCCGCGCCAGAAATCTACATAAAGCAGCCCAAACCGTGGTTGAACGCCATCAGGGCGAGTTTCCTACTACTTTTGACGAGATCCTTGCACTGCCGGGTATTGGTCGCTCAACAGCCGGGGCAATATTGTCGCTCGCTTTAGGACAACATTTTCCTATTTTGGATGGCAACGTGAAACGCGTGCTAGCTCGCTGTTATGCTGTTGAGGGATGGCCCGGTAAAAAGGAGGTCGAAAGTCGGCTGTGGCAAATCAGTGAAGAAGTGACACCCGCTAAAGGTGTTGGCCAGTTTAATCAGGCCATGATGGATTTAGGTGCCATAGTTTGTACCCGCTCTAAGCCAAAGTGCGAGCTTTGCCCACTGAATACCGGCTGCATGGCTTATGCTAACCACAGTTGGGCACGATACCCTGGTAAAAAACCGAAACAAACTATACCGGAAAAAACTGCCTATTTTCTTTTGATGCAAAACGACACTCAAGCATGGCTTGAACAGCGCCCCCCCGTGGGTCTATGGGGCGGGTTATTTTGCTTCCCGCAATTTGCTGAACAAGAAGAACTTGAACGCTGGTTGCAGCAACAGGGGATTTCAGCCAACGGCTTGCAGCAACTGACCGCCTTTCGTCATACCTTCAGCCACTTCCATCTGGACATTGTTCCGATGTGGCTGAATGTGGGATCAGTCCGTGGATGCATGGATGATGGTGCAGGTCTCTGGTATAACTTAGCACAGCCACCTTCGGTAGGACTGGCCGCCCCAGTTGAGCGCTTATTGCATATGTTGGCAAAAACAGCGTTAGCAAAACAATAA
- a CDS encoding oxidative damage protection protein produces the protein MSRTIFCTFLKKDAEGQDFQLYPGEIGKRIYNEISKEAWSQWIAKQTMLINEKKLSMMNVADRKLLEQEMVNFLFEGQDVHIEGYTPPSK, from the coding sequence ATGAGCAGAACGATTTTTTGCACGTTTTTAAAGAAGGATGCTGAGGGGCAGGATTTTCAGCTGTATCCGGGTGAAATAGGCAAACGCATTTATAACGAAATCTCAAAAGAAGCCTGGTCACAATGGATTGCCAAACAAACTATGTTAATCAATGAGAAAAAACTCAGCATGATGAATGTGGCAGACCGTAAATTGCTGGAGCAGGAGATGGTCAACTTCTTGTTCGAGGGGCAGGACGTTCATATTGAAGGTTATACTCCACCGAGTAAATAA
- the mltC gene encoding membrane-bound lytic murein transglycosylase MltC translates to MKKILALLVIAPLLVSCSGNKNQADSEAFVKDTNGFEILMGQFAHDIENIWGLKEVLIAGPKDYVKYTDQYKTRSHINFDAGTITVETIATTDPAAHLRQAIITTLLMGDDPGSIDLYSDANDIQISKEPFLYGQVLDNNGEPIRWEWRAAHFADYLLQTRMQKRTSGLHVIWSVTLQLVPNHLDKRAHKYLPLVRQSAERYGVEESLILAIMQTESSFNPYAVSGSDALGLMQVVQHTAGRDVFKLKGKGGQPSRSYLFDPANNIDAGTAYLSILQNTYLGGIQNTTSRRYAVITSYNGGAGSVLRVFHSDKNQAVNIINNMAPGDVFQTLTTKHPSGESRRYLVKVNSAQKSYRRY, encoded by the coding sequence ATGAAGAAAATTTTAGCTTTGCTGGTAATTGCACCATTGTTAGTGTCTTGCTCAGGCAATAAAAATCAGGCAGATAGCGAAGCCTTTGTCAAAGACACGAACGGTTTTGAGATTTTAATGGGCCAATTTGCCCACGATATTGAAAATATTTGGGGATTAAAAGAAGTCTTAATCGCGGGTCCGAAAGATTACGTTAAGTATACGGATCAATATAAAACCCGCAGCCATATCAATTTCGATGCCGGTACGATTACGGTTGAAACAATTGCCACGACCGATCCGGCGGCTCACTTACGTCAGGCGATCATCACGACATTATTAATGGGCGATGATCCAGGTTCGATCGATCTCTATTCTGATGCTAACGATATCCAGATAAGCAAAGAACCTTTCCTTTATGGGCAGGTGCTCGATAATAATGGCGAACCGATTCGCTGGGAGTGGCGGGCGGCCCATTTTGCTGATTATTTACTGCAAACTCGAATGCAAAAACGCACCTCTGGCTTGCATGTTATCTGGTCGGTAACCTTGCAATTAGTGCCTAACCATCTGGATAAGCGTGCTCATAAATATCTGCCACTAGTGCGACAATCAGCTGAGCGATATGGTGTCGAAGAGTCATTGATTCTGGCGATCATGCAGACAGAGTCGAGCTTCAACCCGTATGCCGTCAGCGGCTCTGATGCGCTGGGCCTGATGCAAGTCGTTCAGCATACTGCCGGGCGAGATGTATTTAAGTTAAAAGGCAAAGGTGGTCAGCCAAGCCGTAGCTATCTATTTGATCCAGCCAATAACATTGATGCAGGCACGGCATACTTGTCAATTCTGCAAAATACTTATTTAGGTGGCATTCAAAATACAACCTCACGGCGTTATGCCGTTATTACCTCTTATAATGGCGGTGCAGGTAGCGTATTACGCGTGTTCCACAGTGATAAGAACCAAGCGGTGAATATCATCAACAATATGGCACCGGGTGATGTATTCCAGACGCTAACCACTAAGCACCCATCCGGTGAATCCCGCCGTTATCTGGTGAAAGTTAATAGCGCACAGAAGAGCTACCGCCGCTATTAA